A part of bacterium genomic DNA contains:
- a CDS encoding type II toxin-antitoxin system HicB family antitoxin codes for MKYRIIVEQDEDGVFVAEAPALPGCVSQGATREEAVANIKDAIAGYLASLDKHAEPVPPPITEEVVEV; via the coding sequence ATGAAATACCGCATAATCGTCGAGCAAGACGAAGACGGCGTCTTCGTCGCAGAGGCGCCGGCGCTTCCGGGTTGCGTTTCCCAGGGCGCGACGCGCGAGGAGGCCGTGGCCAATATTAAGGACGCCATCGCCGGATACCTCGCGAGCCTCGATAAGCACGCCGAACCGGTTCCGCCGCCGATAACGGAAGAAGTAGTCGAGGTCTAA
- a CDS encoding type II toxin-antitoxin system HicA family toxin translates to MVSGKELVRALARFGYDVDHQTGSHVILRQTSSPYRRLTVPRHKEIAKGTLRSVLRNAGLTAEQLREALR, encoded by the coding sequence GTGGTTTCGGGGAAGGAGTTGGTCCGCGCTCTGGCGCGTTTCGGGTACGACGTAGACCACCAAACCGGGAGCCACGTTATCCTTCGGCAAACCTCCTCGCCCTATCGTCGGCTCACGGTACCCCGCCACAAAGAAATCGCGAAGGGGACGTTGCGGTCGGTCCTACGTAACGCCGGATTGACGGCCGAGCAGTTACGCGAGGCGTTACGGTAA